Proteins from one Pseudarthrobacter sp. BIM B-2242 genomic window:
- a CDS encoding leucyl aminopeptidase, giving the protein MVKNTEINLSTLAKDLKKAAGDAIVIGVGQGPDGPVLLENPLTAKSAEALAASLKALGVTGAADQVVRLPGLPETGAGVLVLAGVGKIAAGKPLSEEALRRAAGSAVRQLSGLPTVVLAFPTAGPADVAAVAEGAALGAYSFTEHRSSSDGLKDPVRNAVIYTDVAATDKLNAALKRAGLLGQAVNATRSLVNQPPSHLFPESFAEAAKELSKGLPVKVTVWDEKRLEKEGFGGIMGVGKGSTRQPRLVKVEYSPAKATKKIALVGKGITFDTGGISLKPALGMGDMKSDMAGAAVVLNTVLAIARLGLPVKATAWLCIAENMPGGAASRPADVLTMFGGKTVEVLNTDAEGRLVMADGIVAASREYPDAIIDVATLTGAQLIALGNRTAGVMGSDSVTGPLKAAADRAGELVWPMPLPEELRASIDSQVADLANIGERHGGMMTAAVFLREFVGKGKDGEQIPWAHIDIAGPSFNNGSPYGYTHKQATGCTVRTLLAYVEDVAAAA; this is encoded by the coding sequence GTGGTCAAGAATACTGAAATCAACCTTAGTACCCTCGCCAAGGACCTGAAGAAGGCCGCTGGCGATGCCATTGTCATCGGTGTGGGCCAGGGACCGGACGGCCCCGTGCTGCTGGAGAACCCGCTGACCGCCAAGTCGGCCGAAGCCCTGGCCGCTTCCCTCAAAGCCCTGGGCGTAACCGGCGCTGCGGACCAGGTGGTCCGGCTTCCGGGGCTGCCCGAAACGGGGGCCGGGGTGCTGGTGCTCGCCGGTGTTGGCAAAATAGCCGCCGGCAAGCCCCTTTCCGAGGAGGCGCTCCGCCGCGCTGCCGGGTCCGCCGTGCGCCAGCTGTCCGGCCTGCCTACCGTGGTGCTGGCATTCCCGACGGCGGGACCCGCCGACGTCGCAGCAGTCGCCGAGGGTGCCGCGCTGGGTGCGTACTCCTTCACTGAGCACCGGTCCAGCAGCGACGGACTCAAGGACCCGGTCCGCAATGCCGTTATTTATACGGACGTGGCCGCCACTGACAAGCTCAATGCGGCCCTGAAGCGCGCCGGCCTGCTCGGCCAGGCAGTTAACGCCACCCGGTCGCTGGTCAACCAGCCGCCCAGCCACCTCTTCCCTGAGTCGTTCGCCGAGGCGGCGAAGGAGCTGTCCAAGGGCCTTCCCGTCAAGGTGACGGTCTGGGATGAAAAGCGCCTGGAAAAGGAAGGCTTCGGCGGCATCATGGGCGTGGGCAAGGGCTCCACCCGCCAGCCGCGCCTGGTGAAGGTGGAGTACTCCCCCGCCAAGGCAACGAAGAAGATCGCGCTGGTCGGCAAGGGCATCACCTTCGACACCGGCGGCATTTCGCTTAAGCCGGCCCTCGGCATGGGCGACATGAAAAGCGACATGGCAGGTGCCGCCGTCGTCCTTAACACGGTGCTCGCGATCGCACGGCTTGGCCTGCCCGTGAAAGCCACCGCGTGGCTGTGCATCGCCGAAAACATGCCCGGCGGCGCTGCATCCCGCCCCGCCGACGTCCTCACCATGTTTGGCGGCAAGACTGTTGAGGTGCTGAACACCGACGCCGAGGGCCGCCTGGTCATGGCGGACGGGATCGTCGCCGCAAGCCGCGAGTACCCTGACGCCATCATCGATGTCGCCACGCTCACCGGCGCGCAGCTTATTGCCCTTGGCAACCGGACAGCCGGGGTTATGGGTTCCGACAGCGTCACCGGTCCGCTCAAGGCAGCCGCCGACCGCGCCGGCGAACTGGTGTGGCCCATGCCGCTGCCCGAGGAACTGCGCGCCAGCATCGACTCCCAGGTGGCGGACCTTGCGAACATCGGCGAGCGGCACGGCGGCATGATGACCGCCGCGGTCTTCCTGCGCGAGTTCGTGGGCAAGGGCAAGGACGGCGAGCAGATCCCGTGGGCCCACATTGATATTGCCGGCCCGTCCTTCAACAACGGCAGCCCGTACGGCTACACGCATAAGCAGGCCACAGGCTGCACCGTCCGGACCCTGCTGGCCTACGTGGAAGATGTTGCCGCGGCGGCCTGA
- a CDS encoding proteasome assembly chaperone family protein codes for MLERISGSLLDPDALYASNIELFHSPALRGLNLVMGFTGFADAGHVVKQINAELLDTLDTETVAVFDADQLIDYRSRRPHISFVEDHLQDYQAPKLALYKLKDGLGNPFLLLAGFEPDLQWERFARAVVGIVEKLDVNLVTWIHSIPMPVPHTRPVGVTVHGNRPELIEGISVWKPTVDVPAAVGHILELRLTDAGRNVAGYVIHVPHYLAEAEYPTAAVAGLEFLGAATSLMLPTDRLREAGREVGRQIAEQVEASDDVRQVVARLEERYDEKADGTVRRSLLADENDELPNGDELGAAVEAYLARENPGA; via the coding sequence GTGCTTGAACGGATTTCCGGCTCACTGCTGGACCCCGATGCGCTCTATGCGAGCAACATCGAGCTGTTCCACAGCCCGGCGCTCCGCGGGCTGAACCTGGTGATGGGGTTCACCGGTTTCGCCGATGCCGGCCATGTGGTGAAGCAGATCAATGCGGAGCTGCTGGACACACTCGACACTGAAACGGTGGCAGTTTTCGATGCCGACCAGCTCATCGATTACCGGTCGCGAAGGCCGCACATCTCCTTTGTGGAGGATCACCTCCAGGACTACCAGGCGCCCAAGCTGGCCCTCTACAAGCTGAAGGACGGGCTCGGGAATCCCTTCCTCCTGCTGGCAGGCTTCGAACCTGACCTTCAGTGGGAGCGCTTCGCACGCGCCGTCGTCGGCATCGTGGAAAAGCTTGACGTCAACCTGGTGACCTGGATCCACTCGATTCCCATGCCGGTGCCGCACACGCGCCCGGTGGGCGTGACGGTCCACGGCAACAGGCCTGAACTCATCGAGGGCATCTCCGTGTGGAAGCCCACCGTTGATGTTCCGGCCGCTGTGGGCCACATCCTGGAACTGCGGCTGACGGACGCCGGGCGCAACGTCGCCGGCTACGTGATCCACGTTCCGCATTACCTTGCCGAAGCGGAGTACCCCACGGCCGCCGTTGCCGGGCTCGAATTCCTGGGCGCGGCTACCTCCCTCATGCTGCCCACCGACAGGCTTCGTGAAGCCGGCAGGGAAGTGGGCCGCCAGATCGCCGAACAGGTGGAAGCCTCGGATGACGTTCGCCAAGTGGTAGCCCGGCTGGAGGAACGGTACGACGAGAAGGCCGACGGCACCGTCCGGCGCTCACTCCTGGCCGACGAAAATGACGAACTTCCGAACGGGGATGAACTGGGCGCCGCCGTGGAGGCGTACCTGGCCCGCGAGAACCCCGGCGCTTAG
- a CDS encoding nitrate/nitrite transporter: MTSPRAWLIWTIGIFAYLVAVSQRTSFGVVGLEATERFNASASAISFFTVLQLLVYAGLQIPVGVLVDRFGSRAMIAGGAILMGLGQLQLAFADSIPGGVAGRVLVGAGDAMTFISVIRLIPLWFAPGRVPLVTQLTGMSGQLGQLFSVLPFAFVLHSFGWTPGFLMLAGMSGVAVVLVAVLLKDHPPGTETPDVQRGLRATGVSLASAWRQPGTRLGMWSHFTIQFSGTVFAMTWGYPFLISGQGLEAGTVAGLMTLYVAAGLAAGPFIGSFVARHPLRRSTMVLLISAATAAAWAAVLLMPGRSPLWLLAILVVVLAIGGPGSMIGFDFARTFNPAHRIGTATGIVNVGGFIAALVAIFMIGLVLDLLLASGYSQGVLYGLEPFRIALSVHFLLLGFGAIMMLACRRKVRRQMATEGVVVPPLLQAMARQRKANLARRRQRDRADKD, translated from the coding sequence GTGACTTCCCCCCGAGCCTGGCTGATCTGGACCATCGGTATTTTTGCGTATCTGGTGGCCGTCTCCCAGCGCACCTCGTTCGGCGTGGTGGGGCTTGAAGCGACCGAACGGTTCAACGCCAGTGCCTCCGCCATCTCCTTCTTCACTGTGCTGCAACTGCTCGTCTATGCCGGCCTGCAGATTCCGGTGGGTGTCCTGGTGGACCGCTTCGGCTCGCGGGCCATGATCGCCGGCGGTGCCATCCTGATGGGTCTCGGGCAGCTTCAGCTGGCCTTCGCGGACAGCATCCCCGGGGGCGTGGCGGGGCGGGTGCTGGTGGGCGCCGGCGATGCCATGACCTTCATTTCCGTGATCCGGCTGATCCCCTTGTGGTTCGCGCCGGGGCGGGTCCCCCTGGTGACCCAGCTGACCGGCATGTCCGGCCAGCTGGGCCAGCTGTTCAGTGTCCTGCCGTTCGCGTTCGTCCTGCATTCCTTCGGCTGGACGCCCGGTTTCCTGATGCTGGCCGGGATGTCAGGGGTGGCGGTGGTCCTGGTGGCAGTGCTCCTGAAAGACCACCCGCCCGGAACCGAGACCCCGGACGTCCAGCGCGGCCTGCGGGCCACCGGCGTTTCCCTCGCCAGCGCCTGGCGCCAGCCGGGGACACGGCTGGGCATGTGGAGCCACTTCACCATCCAGTTCAGCGGGACGGTGTTCGCCATGACCTGGGGTTATCCGTTCCTCATCTCTGGTCAAGGGCTGGAGGCCGGAACCGTGGCCGGACTCATGACGCTCTACGTGGCCGCCGGACTCGCCGCCGGACCTTTCATCGGCAGCTTTGTGGCCCGGCATCCACTCCGCCGGTCCACCATGGTGCTGCTGATCTCCGCCGCCACGGCTGCGGCCTGGGCCGCAGTCCTGCTGATGCCGGGCCGGTCCCCGCTGTGGCTGCTGGCCATCCTGGTGGTGGTGCTGGCCATTGGCGGACCGGGGTCCATGATCGGCTTCGATTTCGCCCGGACGTTCAACCCGGCACACAGGATCGGCACCGCCACGGGGATTGTTAATGTGGGCGGATTCATTGCCGCCCTGGTGGCGATCTTTATGATCGGCCTTGTGCTGGACCTCCTGCTGGCCAGCGGCTATTCCCAAGGGGTCCTCTACGGGCTCGAGCCGTTCCGGATTGCCCTGAGCGTCCATTTCCTGCTGTTGGGGTTCGGGGCCATCATGATGCTGGCCTGCCGGCGCAAGGTCCGGCGCCAGATGGCTACCGAAGGTGTGGTGGTTCCGCCGCTGCTCCAGGCCATGGCCCGGCAGCGCAAGGCGAACCTGGCCCGCCGGCGGCAACGGGACCGCGCAGACAAAGACTGA
- a CDS encoding DUF4192 domain-containing protein → MKPPEHLTVRSPEDILGFIPHSLGYWPADSLVAMTMHGKRLGATLRLDLPGPATLADPRAYARTVRDYLAADIDADGALLAIFTNDGWSEQPGTYQGLIDALEARLGASGMTVRDAWYVGDTYWRDAHCTDLACCPARGKSVQAIRDSMLNAEMVYRGSSVGPSPENGTRPVAAVSDEERAAVLASEAAWAAQLDRRRGSREQFGILLDLWESVLTNDAGHLLPANDVAFLRASLSVPAWRDAVLVMAAAGTPAALAGAEAFGIFEPGSALAPVGPVRPGHGTAGEADGTSRAEAAVAGRCPGSGDAARIETSAGRDVPGYGEVLLGLEPYIPAWDRLNSLDAVMAQLSAYGGLPGAAALTGRGWIAWCRGRGSYAAAYLGQALEDVPGYRLAELMLELVRRGTICGWAARKEAAWRRFEPDAA, encoded by the coding sequence ATGAAACCTCCAGAACACCTGACCGTCCGGAGCCCTGAAGACATCCTCGGGTTCATTCCACATTCCCTGGGCTATTGGCCGGCAGACAGCCTGGTGGCCATGACCATGCACGGTAAACGGCTGGGGGCCACGCTCCGGCTTGACCTCCCCGGCCCGGCAACCCTTGCTGACCCGCGCGCCTACGCCCGGACTGTGCGCGACTACCTTGCGGCGGACATAGATGCCGACGGCGCCCTGCTGGCCATCTTCACCAACGACGGCTGGTCCGAACAGCCCGGCACCTACCAGGGGCTGATTGACGCCTTGGAAGCCCGCCTCGGTGCCTCGGGGATGACCGTGCGGGACGCCTGGTACGTGGGAGACACCTACTGGCGCGATGCCCACTGCACTGACCTGGCGTGCTGCCCGGCCCGGGGCAAGTCCGTTCAGGCCATCCGGGACAGCATGCTGAATGCCGAAATGGTCTACCGCGGCAGCAGTGTGGGGCCGTCGCCGGAGAACGGAACCCGTCCGGTGGCTGCGGTGTCCGACGAGGAACGCGCCGCGGTGCTGGCGTCGGAGGCGGCATGGGCGGCGCAACTGGACCGGCGCCGGGGGAGCCGTGAACAGTTCGGCATCCTCCTGGACCTGTGGGAGTCCGTGCTGACCAACGATGCCGGGCACCTGCTGCCGGCAAACGATGTAGCGTTCCTCCGGGCCTCACTCAGTGTGCCGGCCTGGCGCGACGCAGTCCTGGTCATGGCTGCGGCCGGGACACCTGCGGCCTTGGCGGGAGCCGAAGCCTTCGGCATCTTCGAACCCGGCAGTGCCCTTGCGCCGGTGGGACCTGTCCGCCCGGGCCACGGGACCGCTGGTGAAGCCGACGGCACCAGCAGGGCAGAAGCTGCCGTCGCCGGCCGCTGCCCGGGCAGCGGGGACGCCGCCCGGATAGAAACCTCTGCCGGGCGGGACGTTCCCGGGTATGGCGAGGTCCTGCTGGGGCTCGAGCCGTATATTCCCGCGTGGGACAGACTGAACAGCCTGGATGCCGTCATGGCACAACTCTCGGCCTACGGCGGGCTGCCGGGTGCTGCTGCGCTGACCGGAAGGGGCTGGATTGCCTGGTGCCGGGGCCGTGGATCCTACGCTGCCGCCTATCTCGGGCAGGCGCTCGAGGACGTTCCGGGCTACCGGTTGGCGGAACTCATGCTGGAACTGGTGCGGCGTGGAACCATCTGCGGCTGGGCTGCACGGAAGGAGGCCGCGTGGCGGCGCTTCGAACCTGACGCGGCCTAG